The Onychomys torridus chromosome 2, mOncTor1.1, whole genome shotgun sequence sequence AGCTGAGCCTGCCTCAGGGCCTCAGTAGAGGGGAGAGGACACGCCTGCTCGGCAGGGCTGGGAAGGATAGATGTGGACTCGTCACCTGTACCCCAGTATCCCCTCCCCCTTGAAGTCTGTGTCCATGGACTGGGCCACCCCCGGCCCCACCCTGAACTCGGCTTTCCTTTCCACAGTACGCAGCCTGGCTGGTACTCTGGGTTGGCTGGAACGCCTTCATCATCTGCTTCTACCTGGAGGTTGGACAGCTATCCCAGGTAAGCCTCCGGCCTGGTGGTGTGCAGAGCACACAGCCTGACCTTCACCTCCCCTACTGGGACATCGTCTCTTCCACACACCTTTCTCCCTGTGCACACTGAGATAATCCATGCAGCCCGCCTGACCTCCATTTTTGTTTCTGGCCTCTTGTGCACGTCTCAGAAACAATGATGGAGCTGCTGAGTCCaaagagcatttgctgtgaaGATGAGCTGAGGGCTGTAGGCACAAGCTCAGTAAAAACCAAAGGCGTGTGTTGGCCTCGTGAGAGAATGCGCAGGAAGGAGGTGAAAATGTCAGACATGCGCTCTTTCTTGCTTAGGCACAATGCGTGGTGGGTCCAGGGCTGATCGATATTTTTCAGAAAGAGACTAAGTTGCATTTGTTCAGGGAAAACTGAACAAACTATGTCATGTGGAGAGGAACTGAAGAAGACAGAGGTGTGTGGCTGGAAGAAGAGCGAGCCCAGAGAGACACAGCTTCTATTTTTAGATATAAAGGAGGCCAAATAGGTGAATGAGAACCTTAGCTTCACGGTGCGACCCTGCTCCGTTTAAGTCCCTGATGACCATCACCCAGCAGTTTGACACTGGGCAAGTGGCCTCTCTAaattccagtttgctctctctttagattcatttattatttattttatgtgtaaccatggccaaggcaacttataaaagagagagtttaattagggtttcagagggttagagtccaggatggcagagcaaaggcttgcagcagaaacagctgagagttcgcatctttttttttttttttttttttttttccgagacagggtctctctgtgtaagagtcctggctgtcctggaactcactccgtagaccaggctggcctcaagctcacagagatccacctgcctctgcctcccgagtgctgggattaaaggcgtgcaccaccaccaccaccaggctgagagctcacatcttgatccacaacccAACAACCTGAAGCAAAGAGAGATCAGTGGGCTGTTAGAGCCTGAAAgccctgcccccagtgacacacctcctctaatcCTTTCCGAACAgtcccaccagctggggaccaagtgttcaagcatgtgagcctgtggggccttTCTCATTTAAACCCAGGTGCTTTGTCGGCATGTacgtctgtgcatcatgtgtgtgcagtgctggcagaaaccagaagagggcagacgaaccctggacctggagttacagatgggagccaccgtgtgggtgctagaCATGGAACCCTGCTCCTCtggcagggcagccagggctcttaactgctgagccatctctccagcccctcccctgattgttttgagacagggtctcttgttgccCAAGCAGGCCTCAAACACTCTGTAGCTAAGGATGTCTTTGGactcccaatcctcctgtttgcctcccgagtgctgggattaatcaTACTCCCCTGCGTGTGGTGTTGGGAAGGGAACCCAAGGCTTCCTGTATGCTAAAAACTCTgtcaactgagccatatccccagtccCATTCCCTTCTCTAAACCagcctggagaaatggttcagatccccagcacccaccataAAAGCCTGCCAGTGGTGTgtatctgtaaccccaacactgggagagaaagggggtcCCAAGGGTtttcaggccagccagtctaaccaaacTTGTGAACTCCAGGGTCATTGAGAGACTGCTTCAAAAACTAAGGCAGCGTCAGAGAGCtagctcaatgggtaaaaatgcttgctttgcaagcctggtgaccccaAGTTCAGTCCCAGATCCTGCAGTGGGAAGGAAAAATCAGAACCACTCCCAAAAGCTGTGTTCAGACCTCTGGACGTGTCCTGTGGCACCTTAGtacacacaagtgtgcatgcaGGCGCGCACACGCCCCAACAATAATagttaaatgtaaaagaaaaatggtgGAGGGCAATTGAAGCCACCTAACTTTGACTTCTGGACtcagtatgtacacatgtgcatttacacacacacatacacacacacacacacacacacacacacacacacacacgtagaagatgggcatggtggtgtaagcctttaatctcagcactcgggaggcagaggaaggcagttttttaagttcaaggacagcctggtctacagagccaagtTCTATCTAGGACAGCCGggactacaaagaaaaaccctgtcttgaacttctccccttcccccaccaaaGTAGAGACCATAGCAGCCCCATGTGGTTACCCAGGAGGTGGAGCTTGATCACACCTATGTGTTTGGTGCTTGGCAACAGGTTGACTCTCGGTCTGACTGAAGGAGTGAAGGTGTTGATGGGCACAAGGCTACACACCCTCTGTCAATAGCTGTCCGAGGCTAGCCCTTCTCCATGTGACAAATGGGAGATCCAAGGAGAGGAAAGATTTGTCCAGTCACATAAAGGGGACCAATAGAAACCCATTGGGCTGTACAGGATTTTGACCCGTATTGAGGATTTCACCAATGCCTGGGGAGTTAGGCCCTGTCCCTTCTAATTCTGAAATTTAGAGGCTCAGCACCCACCCTTTCCAGTTCACTGACAGCAGTGTGGCCTCTATGTGATCATCTACTGCCACCTGCTGGCCATGTATGGACTTGCATGTGTAGTCTTCTGTCCCTTCACAAGCTGGAGAGGAGCAGGCTGTGAGAGTCCAGAAGGTAGTGAGAGCCTGGGGAGTGTCGCCCTGTCTCTCCCCACCGCTCAGTATCCCAGGCCCCTCTGCCCCCCAGGACCGGGACTTCATCATGACCTTCAACACATCCCTGCATCGCTCGTGGTGGATGGAGAATGGGCCGGGCTGCCTGGTGACGCCCGTTCTGAACTCCCGCCTAGCCCTGGAGGACCACCATGTCATCTCCGTCACCGGCTGCCTGCTTGATTATCCTTACATCGAAGCCCTCAGCAGTGCCCTGCAGATCTTCCTAGCTGTAAGTCCTGCTCATCACCCACTCCATCTCCCTGAAGTGCAGATTCCAACCCATCCATTCTTTATCCCTAGTGAAGAGAGGACAAGTCAGGTGTGGTAACATATACCTCAGTTCCAGTGCTCAGAAGAGGCACAGGTAGGGGATCAGGATCacaagttggaggtcagcctagattacatagtgagttctagaccctacacacacacacacacacacacacacacacacacacacacacacatgccgccaaaaaacaaaggaaaaacgaATCTGTATTTCAGCCTTCCTTCGTTTCTGCCTGAATCTGTGTCTTGTGACACCatcttcctccccccaccccccttacCCCTAATCCCTAAATAGGGCATGGACAGGTTTCATGAATGGAGTGATACCATCAGGCTACCTCTTGTTGGGCTTAAATATCTAATACAGCATGGGACCTTGGATAAATGGTTTGATCTTTCTGAGCTCCCTTCCTGTTTGCATAGAAAAGATGGTACCAACCTCACAGAGTCGTGAGAATGAGAAAGTGGAGCGAGGgaggcgggagagatggctcagcggttaagagcactggctgttcttctagaggtcctgagttcaattcccagcaaccacatggcggctcacaaccatctataatgagatctggcgccctcttctggcctgcagggatacatgcagatagaacactgtatacataataaataaataaaatcttaaataaaaaaaaagaaagaaaataaataaatcttggaaaaagaaagaaaggggaccACAGGCATGGtgacctgtgactccagcacttggaaggtaaaggcaggaggatccagggttcaaggccagcctgggttccttGAGACTCGCCTGTCCTAGGCACTTTACAGGCAGGCTCCCATAATCCTTTCACTGAACAGTCCAGTGAGGCGCGACCCGGGCCGGGCTGTGAAGACTGAGATGCAAAGAGGTGAACCACTTGTCTGGAGTCACACTCGCACAGGCTTTTAAGTGTTGGCATTCAACTTCAGTGCGTGCTGTGGGCAGGGCGCTGAGTCGGGTGGGTAGAGGGGACAGGGAcgacttctctttctcttcccgaCTGTCGTCCCCTCTCTCAGCTGTTCGGCTTCGTGTTTGCCTGTTAcgtgagcaaagtgttcctggaAGAGGAGGACAGCTGTAAGTGCATCCCCACCCCAAGGGACGTGGGGGCGGCCCGTCTTTTCAGCACCGTGGACAGTGTGTCCCGtgtctccccgccccctccccgggAGCCCTAAGTCAGTTTGGGACCCCTTtctaaggaaagaagagagggcagGAATGGATAGGGTCTGCGTAACCACTGTAGGTTAGGACTCGGATGACCAGGTGCTCGGTTCAAGGCCCCCAAACCGCCTGTGCCCACTGGGGGATCTAACCCTATGGAAGGAACCCTGAGGGCCTTCCTTCTAGCTGACCTCTTCTCTTCTGCTGCCTCCAGGGTAGGGGGCCACActtgtccttccccctcccacgcACGGTCTCGCCCTAGGTCCATGTCCTGAGCATGGGCGTGGCCGTTCTCAGCACCACCCAttcttcagcccccccccccccccccccccccccggaatgGGGTCCTGTCCTGGGTTCTTCACCTTCAGAACCCGGTCTCTCATAATTCACCTCTTCCCTTCCGCAGTTGACTTCATCGGTGGCTTTGACTCCTATGGGTACCAGGCGCCGCAGAAGACGTCGCATTTACAGCTGCAGCCTCTGTACACGTGGGTCCCTGCGCGTGGGCAAGGGGGGGCGGCGGAGAGGTAGCGGGGCGTGGAGGTGGCTGGGGGTGGAGTCTTTAGTGTTGGTGGAGAGATCACAGAGGAGGCATGGGCACCCGGGTCTCTCTGCTTGCCTATTCGCAGGCCTGCAGATGCACCCCCTAACCCGCTTTTCTTTCCTGCAGGTCGGGGTAGCTTCTGCCCGGCACCCACCTTGGGCAATTGGAGTGAGAAGCAGCTCTGTAAGGAAGCTTGGATCACTATGGGCAGGCGCGCCCCCTGGCGGCCTATGGGCTGACTGCAAAACTTGCGCAGCCCCTCCTGGATCTGCGGCCCCTGGAGCAAATGTGGACTCACACTCGGACTTGGACTTGATCCTGGCTCTGGCCATGGCCCTTGGCAGCTGGACTTCCGGGTTGGGGCAGGACGGGACGGGGGGGAGGGGGATTCTCtgggtttgtattttttttaatctcagcctTGGTACGTGCCGGGGTCGTCCTCTTCAGCTTCACTCCTTACCTAGTATTTTGCCCTCAGTCCAAACAGCAAGACAGACGGACTCACCCCATCTCACCCCTCATTCACCTGCCCTGGGGAAAGATACTGTGAACTAGGAGCAGAGGTCCTGGGCTCCAGCTGCAGCGGCATCCCTGACATCCTGGGTGACATCTGGCAGAGCCTTTgctctctctgggcctcagtttccccacctcagataattaaaataatccCTTAGCAGATGACATATCTGACACCCTCATGTGAGTCTCAATTCCCTGGGCTACAGTGCAGATATGGACACTAAGGCCCAGAGATGTGAAGTGATTTGCTTGAAGCCACACAGCAAGGCTCtagtggaggcaggctttgaatcCTGTGTACTCTAGTTTCAGACTCTGCAACCCACTATCTGGGCTCTGGACTTGGTTTACAAGCTGCCTTGTAGCTTGGACATTCCTGTACACTCACATACTATCACCACCACTCACCAGCTCCTCTCTTAAAGCAATATACCAGTTTCTTCTCTTGAGAACCAGACAGACACAGCCCAAAGCCTTGAGTTCAGCCTGACCCACAGCGAGCCTTTGTAGACTCAGCCTGCTCATCTTTGGCAAAGTTTTGAACCTCACCTTCCAGGAAAGCAGGACCTCCACTCACCCTATGCTCCACCAGGCCCCTAAGCCTGGATTTCCTATCCCATGATCCTATGCTGCCACCCCTTCCCCGGCAATCCCTCTAACCCCTTCATTCCTCCACCTACTTCACCATTGTGGTCTCAGAGGGAAGAGGATTGTGTCCAGAGCAAGCCCAGGAGTGCTGAAGGGGTAGAGTGGGGTGTGAGTGAGCATGGTCTAGAGTCAGTACCCCACCCTTCCtgaggacaagcagagaaggatCTTTCTATCACCTCCCTCCACAGATGCCCTGAGGACCCCGTATCCTGAGTACTACTGCTTGGTGAGCTATATACGGAGAGCAGACATCACTGCCCCAACCTGTGGAACTGGAGCCACCCTGGATTAGGAAGGTGGCTAAGGAACACGGGGACTTCGCAGAGAGCTTGGGCAGTGGAAGACAGTCAGGCCACACTGTGGTGACCACATCTCTCCCCGTTCTCCACCCCAGGCTTTCCTGAACTAGAATGGCAAGCCCACTCCACTATCCCATCCAAAAAGCCACACAGAACAGCCAGGTCCAGGAGCTCCTCTGGCCATGAGAGGTCCCTGGGCGGTGAGCCCAATCAGAGGGGACACATTTCCTTTAGGCCAGGCTGCCTCTTCCACTGGGCCACCTACAGCCCTGGCTTCTCTGGTCCCTCCCCCCAAGCCTCTTTCTACTCAAGGTTTTAGCCACTGGTGCTTTGAAGCCTTTTGGTTTTATAAGCCGGTTTGCTTCTCAGTGAGACTTTGTGGACTGGGACCTCCCTGGTATCCATGCAGGTGGGTTGatttaaaaaagtgttttcttCACTGTGTGCCTGTCCTGCCCTGTTGGTCAGAAGGACCTCCAAAGGGAAAAGTctctgcaaaaaataaaatatcagcaaaaCTGGGTGGTAAAAATGGGCACAGCTGGGTGGTCATTTTCACgtttaacatatatacatacatttatctttttgtttgtttgagttctGGCTGATCCAGAACTCAATAtatagatcagggtggccttgaactcattgaaatctacttgcctctgtctctgaagtgctgggattaaaggtgtgtgccactacacttggcttcctttttaaaatgtttataatttgtGTTGGagggcatgtgtgccacagtgttcATGTGGAGGGAGTTCTTTccttatgctttattttttcttttactatatttgttcatttgttgggGGATGGGGTTTGAGCACACATGCCACAGAGGACATGTAGGAGTCAGAGAAAGAACCACTCGCTGGAATCagctctcttctaccatgtgagtcccaggtatcaaactcagatctCCAGACTTACTTAGGTGCCTTTCCCAGTGGAGCTAactcccctttgtgtgtgtgtgtgtgtgtgtgtgtgtgtgtgtgtgtgtgttgaaactgGGTTTCACTATATAACCCAGTCTGCCCTCAAATCCATAATCTTCCTGCTCCAGGCTCCTCAGTGCTGGATTACAAATGGTCACCACCATGCTTAGCCTTTATTATATATTCCTGATATTCCTGAGACCCTGGCTTCACCCTGCCTCAGGCTGGCTTTGTGGCTTTGGGCAAGTCactgtctcttcttccctcaaaaccacacagaagttgctgggcggtggtggcacatgcctctaatgccagcacttggggaggcagaggcagcggtTCTTGTGAaattgaggtcagtctggtctacagagcgagttctagaacagccagggctacacagagaaaccttttccccccaaaagtgagagagagagtgagtgaggaagagaaaggagaaatgcaaaattctttctattttgttttcttggtaagGGCCCATTCTGATATTTCTGGGTCTCTTTTGCATCTTGGCTCGTCTCTCTTGTCAGCTGAGTTCCTGGCTTTGAATGagctgtgtcttagttactgttttcttgctgtgaagagaccatgaccacagcaactcagaaaagaaagcatttcactgggagcttgcttactgattcagagggtgagtctgtggccattgtggcagggagcatggcggcagacAGGCAGGCGcggcgctggagcagtagctgagagctcacatctatCTGTTCCATAAGTTGCAGGCTGAGAgagtggacttttgaaacctccaagctcACCACCAGGaactcacctcctccaacaagcccatacctcctaatccttccgaATCAGTTCACCAACAGggggccaaacattcaaataaatgagtGTATGGGGACCACATGGGTTCCTGTCTCCTACCCTTGACATTCTGGATCCTTCTGGTGACATAGCCCAAGAATCAGCATTTCCAGTTGACCCTGAGGTCTTGGAACCCCTCCCCAGGTATTCATGTGAAACTGCTGATTGCTCTTTTACAGTGACTCTTTCTGAGGCCAGGTCTTACACAAGGATACCCAGGTCCCCTCTACCACCTCTGGGGACCATGCTTGGTCATGGCATTCAGAGAGGGAATGAGATATGACCCTCCATGTGTGGTCCAATGGGAGCATACCTCGTGGGAAGGTTGGAAGGAGAGGTGCTGGGAGCCACCGGTCAGTGCTGAAGACAGTGGATCAGCTGAGCAAACGTTAGTCACTAAAGAGGAACTTAGAGCCCAGGGCAGGAGTCAAAGTAGAGGAGATGAAAATGGTATCCGGGTGAGTGGGATGGCTGGAGGGAGCACCACTGGGGATGGATTAGCTTCCTGTTGAGGTGACACATTTGCCACAACATGAGTAAAACTGAAgtgtctttttatttctcttttgagacagggtctctcgatgtagccctggccagcctggaacccactatgtagtccaggctagcctcaaactcacagagatctgtctgttctggagtgctgggatctaaGATGTACACTACTTCACCcaattttcatgtcatttttttctgctatGGATGGAATCCAGTGTCTTTGAACTGTATGAATTTATTATAGTAGCAGTTCAACATAGGCCTTGCTGGGCTAAAACTCAGCCAgcgcccccacacacacctttttttcttGGAAGCTATGGAAGGATTCCAGCTCATGGCCTCTTCCTTTATCTTCCAAGCTCGAGTCatcagtcatcagagaggaaggagcctcagtagaggaaatgcctccatgagatctgtaaggcattttctcaattagtgggGAAGGgtgcagcccatggtgggtggggccatccccgggctggtagttctgggttctataagaaggcaggctgagcaagccagtaaacagtgctccttcatggcttctgcatcagctcctacctcaggatcctgccctgtctgagttcctgtcccagtttccttcagtgatgaacagcaatgctgaagtgtaagccaaataaatcctttgatccccaacttgctttttggtcatggggtttcattgcagcaatagaaaccctcactaagataGCTGGTGAGATAGCCCAGTGGATCTAGATACCTGCTACTAAACCTGACAATGTGAGTTCGatgcccaggaccacatggtggaaggagagaattgactcctgcagTGTGGCACACAACATAAAATGTAAccaaaaaatggatttttttcttcttcgagacagggtttctctgtgtagccttggctgttctggatctccctctgtagaccaggttggcctcaaactcacagagatccacctgcctctgtctcctgggtattaaaggtgtgtgccaccactgcccggcttgaagcatttttttttttaaatgaagcaggccctcattctctcctcctctaaCGTAAGTCCACTCACACTTCCCTGTGATCTCCAAGATTTGAAAAGTGCAAAACCCAGTCACATGATCTGGACATGGTAGTACATGCTGTAAATATACACTAATCCCAGCATCCTGGAGTTAAAGCCAGGAATAAGAAGATCAGAGGTTTGAGGGCATCCTCAGCTAAatagctagtttgaggccagcctgagctacatgagaccctgcctcaagaagaAGACCTGGAGCATACATGTCCTTCGTGGTGAATGTGGTTCATGGATGGACCCTGGTGACATGGCATGCCTTAAATGTTCAGGGAAAGAAACTGCTGGAGGGGTTTCTGTAACCAGGCTCCCGGGTGTGTCCTGTGGATGTTTATTGCAGCCTTGATGTGTCCTCTAAGCAAGGATGGAGAGGCTATAAGGTCTCCCACACTAAGCCTGGTCCTGGaaaagccagcagcagcagagtTAAAGCAGGAGATGTGCAGAACACGGCAAGTCTGTATCTCCAACCAGGGACACCAGTTCAACACTCATGCCATCCCACTGACCTGAAGGGCTCTGGGAGGTCTGCTGGCAGCGGAGTCCTCACGCTTGAATTGGATGAAATCCTTCTGCCGCACCCTCCCAGGTACTAAAATTAAAGGTGTAGGCCACTCTACccagctttcctgcctggcttgCTGTCTGTcgtttttgctcttttagggggcccaccacccatctcccaaataaatcacacaaggaggcttagtcttatttataaatggcCTTAGCTTGAcatgtttcttgccagcttttcttaactttaaattatcccatctaccttttgcctctgggcttctcccattcttttacttctgtaaatctcac is a genomic window containing:
- the Nkain1 gene encoding sodium/potassium-transporting ATPase subunit beta-1-interacting protein 1, with product MGKCSGRCTLVAFCCLQLVAALQRQIFDFLGYQWAPILANFLHIMAVILGIFGTVQYRSRYLILYAAWLVLWVGWNAFIICFYLEVGQLSQDRDFIMTFNTSLHRSWWMENGPGCLVTPVLNSRLALEDHHVISVTGCLLDYPYIEALSSALQIFLALFGFVFACYVSKVFLEEEDSFDFIGGFDSYGYQAPQKTSHLQLQPLYTSG